A single Xylanimonas cellulosilytica DSM 15894 DNA region contains:
- the mshC gene encoding cysteine--1-D-myo-inosityl 2-amino-2-deoxy-alpha-D-glucopyranoside ligase, translating into MRTWPTPDVPPLPRTGAPAPVLVHDSTTQSLVEAAPGATATLYACGITPYDATHLGHANTYLAFDLLQRAWLDAGKTVVYTSNVTDVDDPLLERATATGVDWRELAREQTELYRTDMTALRMLPPATWTGAVESIPAVVEAVTALLDAGAAYRVDADVYADLSADPGFGRVAGLDDATMRALFAERGGDPDRPGKKHPLDPALWRGEQPGEPSWDGGKLGPGRPGWHIECAVIARDGLGLPFDVQGGGADLLFPHHEMSTSHARLLAGGAARVHVHAGLLAYDGHKMSKSRGNLVFVSRLLAAGTDPMTVRLALLAHHYREEWEWTDVELRTAQRRLDTWTSAILSTHDDGEPADTVLDAVRAALAADLDAPAALAAVDRWAANPGGDAGVVVATVDALLGIEL; encoded by the coding sequence ATGCGTACCTGGCCCACGCCGGACGTCCCGCCGCTGCCCCGCACGGGCGCGCCCGCGCCCGTGCTCGTGCACGACTCGACGACGCAGTCCCTCGTGGAGGCCGCCCCCGGCGCCACCGCCACGCTCTACGCCTGCGGCATCACGCCCTACGACGCCACCCACCTCGGGCACGCCAACACCTACCTGGCGTTCGACCTGCTCCAGCGGGCGTGGCTCGACGCGGGCAAGACGGTCGTCTACACCTCGAACGTCACCGACGTCGACGATCCCCTGCTCGAGCGCGCGACGGCGACCGGTGTCGACTGGCGCGAGCTGGCCCGCGAGCAGACCGAGCTCTACCGCACCGACATGACCGCGCTGCGCATGCTCCCGCCCGCCACCTGGACCGGTGCCGTCGAGTCCATCCCCGCCGTCGTCGAGGCCGTCACCGCCCTGCTCGACGCCGGAGCCGCCTATCGGGTCGACGCCGACGTCTACGCCGACCTCTCCGCCGACCCCGGCTTCGGCCGCGTCGCCGGGCTCGACGACGCCACCATGCGCGCCCTGTTCGCCGAGCGCGGCGGCGACCCCGACCGCCCCGGCAAGAAGCACCCCCTCGACCCGGCGCTGTGGCGCGGCGAGCAGCCCGGCGAGCCCTCCTGGGACGGCGGCAAGCTCGGCCCTGGCCGACCCGGCTGGCACATCGAGTGCGCCGTCATCGCCCGCGACGGGCTCGGCTTGCCGTTCGACGTCCAGGGCGGGGGAGCCGACCTGCTCTTCCCGCACCACGAGATGTCGACGTCGCACGCGCGCCTGCTCGCGGGCGGCGCCGCACGCGTCCACGTGCACGCCGGGCTGCTCGCCTACGACGGCCACAAGATGAGCAAGTCGCGCGGCAACCTCGTGTTCGTCTCCCGGCTGCTGGCGGCCGGCACCGATCCCATGACCGTCCGCCTCGCCCTGCTCGCGCACCACTACCGCGAGGAGTGGGAATGGACCGACGTCGAGCTGCGCACCGCCCAGCGGCGCCTCGACACATGGACCTCCGCGATCCTGTCCACGCACGACGACGGCGAGCCCGCCGACACCGTGCTCGACGCCGTGCGCGCGGCCCTCGCGGCGGACCTCGACGCGCCGGCGGCGCTCGCAGCCGTCGACCGGTGGGCGGCGAACCCCGGCGGTGACGCCGGCGTCGTCGTCGCGACGGTCGACGCGCTCCTCGGGATCGAGCTGTAG
- a CDS encoding RecB family exonuclease gives MTTILPVRAQPVEPVEPAEAVRPVEPVAASPRSPALSPSRANDFMQCPLLFRFRMIDRLPEPPSPAAARGTLVHSVLERLYDAPLGERTPDAALRLVPDEWRRLLESEPRYQELTAGDGWTEEDWFGGAGRLLHTYFTLEDPNRLQPEARELRVEHRLADGPLLRGIVDRLDVAPDGALRVVDYKTGKSPRPGYESNALFQMRFYGLVLWRERGVLPKMLQLVYLGDGQVLRAEPRERELELTEQKVRALWAAIEKAGHAGEFRPRRSALCGWCAHQAVCPEFEGTPPELDPALAAERLGLA, from the coding sequence GTGACGACGATCCTTCCGGTGCGTGCCCAGCCCGTCGAGCCCGTCGAGCCCGCCGAAGCCGTCAGGCCCGTCGAGCCCGTCGCGGCCTCCCCGCGGTCCCCCGCCCTCTCGCCGTCGCGCGCGAACGACTTCATGCAGTGCCCGCTGCTGTTCCGCTTCCGTATGATCGACCGGCTGCCCGAGCCGCCGTCGCCGGCCGCGGCCCGCGGCACCCTCGTGCACTCCGTGCTGGAGCGGCTCTACGACGCCCCGCTGGGCGAGCGCACGCCCGACGCCGCGCTCCGTCTGGTGCCGGACGAGTGGCGCCGGCTCCTCGAGTCCGAGCCGCGGTACCAGGAGCTCACGGCGGGCGACGGGTGGACCGAGGAGGACTGGTTCGGCGGCGCCGGCCGGCTGCTGCACACCTACTTCACGCTCGAGGACCCGAACCGGCTGCAGCCCGAGGCGCGCGAGCTGCGCGTCGAGCACCGCCTGGCCGACGGGCCGCTGCTGCGCGGCATCGTCGACCGCCTCGACGTCGCCCCCGACGGCGCGCTGCGCGTCGTCGACTACAAGACCGGCAAGTCCCCGCGGCCGGGGTACGAGTCGAACGCGCTGTTCCAGATGCGGTTCTACGGCCTGGTGCTGTGGCGTGAACGCGGCGTGCTGCCCAAGATGCTCCAGCTCGTCTACCTGGGCGACGGGCAGGTGCTGCGCGCCGAGCCGCGCGAACGGGAGCTGGAGCTCACCGAGCAGAAGGTGCGCGCCCTGTGGGCGGCGATCGAGAAGGCCGGGCACGCGGGCGAGTTCCGGCCCCGCCGGTCCGCCCTGTGCGGCTGGTGCGCGCACCAGGCCGTCTGCCCCGAGTTCGAGGGCACCCCGCCCGAGCTCGACCCGGCGCTGGCGGCAGAACGCCTGGGCCTGGCCTGA
- the arc gene encoding proteasome ATPase — MTENPGTTGNAGQNAQLALLAAKNERLADALRAAREQIVELRTQIDELAKPPGTYATFLAAHDDGTVDISSAGRKMHVGASPALDVDRLQPGQEVKLNEAMTVVEAGGFERLGELVTVKEVLDGDRVLVVGRADEERVVRLAGSVRDLPLRVGDSLTVDVRSGFVFEVVPKSEVEELVLEEVPDIRYEDIGGLGKQIEAIRDAVELPFAHPDLFREHGLRPPKGVLLYGPPGCGKTLIAKAVAASLAGMVDPHGTEGATSYFLNVKGPELLNKYVGETERHIRLIFARAREKASQGMPVVVFFDEMESLFRTRGTGLSSDVETTIVPQLLAEIDGVERLDNVIVIGASNREDMIDPAILRPGRLDVKIKIERPDAEGAQEIFGKYLTPDLPIHADDLAVHGGDLAATVASMIRSVVERMYAEDEENQFLEVTYASGDKEILYFKDFNSGAMIQNVVDRAKKTAIKDFLATGQRGIRVDHLLTACVDEFKENEDLPNTTNPDDWARISGKKGERIVFIRSIVQKKGEQGSPRTIEQVTSTGQYL; from the coding sequence ATGACCGAGAACCCTGGTACGACCGGCAACGCCGGTCAGAACGCCCAGCTCGCGCTGCTCGCCGCCAAGAACGAGCGGCTCGCGGACGCGCTGCGGGCAGCCCGCGAGCAGATCGTGGAGCTGCGCACCCAGATCGACGAGCTCGCCAAGCCGCCGGGGACGTACGCGACGTTCCTCGCCGCCCACGACGACGGGACGGTCGACATCTCGTCCGCCGGCCGCAAGATGCACGTCGGCGCGAGCCCCGCGCTCGACGTGGACCGGCTCCAGCCCGGCCAGGAGGTCAAGCTCAACGAGGCCATGACGGTGGTCGAGGCCGGCGGCTTCGAGCGCCTCGGCGAGCTGGTCACGGTCAAGGAGGTGCTGGACGGGGACCGGGTGCTCGTGGTCGGACGCGCGGACGAGGAGCGCGTGGTCCGCCTCGCCGGGTCGGTGCGCGACCTCCCGCTGCGCGTGGGCGACTCGCTCACGGTCGACGTGCGGTCCGGGTTCGTGTTCGAGGTGGTGCCCAAGTCCGAGGTCGAGGAGCTCGTCCTCGAAGAGGTCCCCGACATCAGGTACGAGGACATCGGCGGCCTGGGCAAGCAGATCGAGGCGATCCGCGACGCCGTCGAGCTGCCGTTCGCCCACCCCGACCTGTTTCGCGAGCACGGCCTGCGCCCGCCCAAGGGGGTGCTGCTCTACGGCCCGCCGGGGTGCGGCAAGACGCTCATCGCCAAGGCGGTCGCGGCGTCACTGGCCGGCATGGTGGACCCGCACGGCACGGAGGGTGCGACGTCGTACTTCCTCAACGTCAAGGGCCCCGAGCTGCTCAACAAGTACGTCGGCGAGACCGAGCGGCACATCCGCCTGATCTTCGCCCGCGCCCGCGAGAAGGCGTCCCAGGGCATGCCCGTGGTCGTGTTCTTCGACGAGATGGAGTCGCTGTTCCGCACGCGCGGCACGGGGTTGTCCTCCGACGTCGAGACCACGATCGTGCCGCAGCTCCTCGCCGAGATCGACGGCGTCGAGCGGCTCGACAACGTCATCGTCATCGGTGCCTCCAACCGGGAGGACATGATCGACCCGGCGATCCTGCGCCCCGGGCGCCTCGACGTGAAGATCAAGATCGAGCGGCCGGACGCCGAGGGCGCGCAGGAGATCTTCGGCAAGTACCTCACGCCCGACCTGCCCATCCACGCCGACGACCTGGCGGTGCACGGCGGGGACCTGGCCGCCACCGTGGCATCGATGATCCGCTCCGTCGTCGAGCGCATGTACGCCGAGGACGAGGAGAACCAGTTCCTGGAGGTCACCTACGCCTCGGGCGACAAGGAGATCCTGTACTTCAAGGACTTCAACTCCGGCGCGATGATCCAGAACGTCGTCGACCGCGCGAAGAAGACGGCCATCAAGGACTTCCTGGCCACCGGCCAGCGCGGCATCCGGGTGGACCACCTGCTGACCGCGTGCGTGGACGAGTTCAAGGAGAACGAGGACCTGCCCAACACCACCAACCCCGACGACTGGGCCCGCATCAGCGGTAAGAAGGGCGAGCGGATCGTGTTCATCCGCTCGATAGTCCAGAAGAAGGGCGAGCAGGGGTCGCCGCGCACCATCGAGCAGGTCACGAGCACGGGGCAGTACCTGTGA
- a CDS encoding aldo/keto reductase — protein sequence MRERRVGTSGLRTSVLGLGTMTWGRDTDAADAAEQLHDFRDAGGTLVDTSSTYAHGDAEQILGELVAGTKARDELVLCTKGGRDASRRGLLADLDGSLERLRTDHVDLYLVACPDPAAPLEETVSALRLAVTSGRARYVGLSNHPGWASARAASLLDDVGLTALEVEYSLLERGVEREVQPAAAALGMGLLAWSPLGRGVLTGKYRRTVPADSRAASPHLAGFVEPYLTQRCGAIVDAVVTAAHGLGRTPAEIALAWLLARDQVAAAIVGARTPGQLRQSVAAVELELPDEVRAALDDVSASPRGYPEMWPAP from the coding sequence GTGAGAGAACGTCGTGTCGGCACGTCAGGACTGCGCACGTCCGTGCTCGGCCTCGGGACCATGACCTGGGGGCGGGACACCGACGCCGCCGACGCCGCGGAACAGCTCCACGACTTCCGGGACGCGGGCGGCACCCTGGTGGATACGTCGTCAACCTATGCACACGGTGACGCCGAACAGATCCTGGGCGAGCTGGTGGCGGGCACGAAGGCGCGCGACGAGCTCGTGCTGTGCACCAAGGGCGGCCGGGACGCGTCCCGGCGCGGCCTGCTCGCCGACCTCGACGGCTCCCTGGAGCGGCTGCGCACCGACCACGTCGACCTGTACCTCGTGGCGTGCCCCGACCCGGCCGCTCCCCTGGAGGAGACGGTCTCCGCGCTGCGCCTTGCCGTCACCAGCGGCCGGGCCCGCTACGTCGGCCTGTCGAACCATCCGGGCTGGGCGTCCGCCCGGGCCGCGTCGCTGCTCGACGACGTCGGGCTGACCGCCCTGGAGGTCGAGTACTCGCTGCTGGAGCGTGGCGTGGAACGGGAGGTGCAGCCTGCGGCGGCGGCCCTCGGGATGGGCCTGCTCGCCTGGTCGCCGCTGGGCCGGGGGGTGCTCACCGGCAAGTACCGCCGCACCGTTCCGGCCGACTCCCGGGCGGCGTCACCGCACCTGGCCGGGTTCGTCGAGCCCTACCTGACGCAGCGGTGCGGCGCGATCGTCGACGCCGTGGTGACCGCCGCGCACGGTCTGGGCCGCACGCCCGCCGAGATCGCGCTCGCGTGGCTCCTGGCCCGTGACCAGGTCGCCGCCGCGATCGTGGGTGCCCGCACGCCGGGGCAGCTCCGTCAGTCGGTCGCGGCGGTCGAGCTCGAGCTGCCCGACGAGGTGCGTGCCGCGCTCGACGACGTGTCGGCGAGCCCGCGCGGGTATCCGGAGATGTGGCCGGCGCCGTAG
- a CDS encoding tRNA (adenine-N1)-methyltransferase: protein MTTTPEGPTGSALRRGPLRVGDKVQLTDPRGRMHTIELKPGATFHTHKGYFKHEDLIGKPEGWVVTNTADVEYLALRPLLSDYVLSMPRGAAVVYPKDAGQIVQMADIYPGAVVVEAGVGSGALTMSLLRAVGDGGTLHSIERRDEFAAVAKGNVETFFGGEHPAWHLHSGDFADVVVQVAAPGTVDRVVLDMLAPWENLDATATVLSPGGVFLAYVATATQLSRLAEDLRADGRFAEPVAWESMVRGWHLEGLAVRPQHRMIGHTGFLLTSRRLADGVVPPERKRRPAKGSYPADAAEQEWSEEDLGERPVSDKKLRKVVRGFTPQTGAPDAG, encoded by the coding sequence GTGACCACCACTCCTGAGGGCCCCACGGGTTCCGCGCTGCGCCGCGGCCCCCTCCGCGTCGGCGACAAGGTCCAGCTGACCGACCCGCGCGGGCGCATGCACACCATCGAGCTCAAGCCGGGTGCCACGTTCCACACCCACAAGGGCTACTTCAAGCACGAGGACCTCATCGGCAAGCCCGAGGGCTGGGTGGTCACGAACACCGCCGACGTCGAGTACCTCGCGCTGCGCCCGCTGCTGAGCGACTACGTGCTGTCCATGCCGCGCGGCGCCGCCGTCGTCTACCCCAAGGACGCCGGGCAGATCGTGCAGATGGCGGACATCTACCCGGGCGCCGTGGTGGTCGAGGCAGGCGTCGGCTCGGGTGCGCTGACCATGTCGCTGCTGCGCGCCGTCGGCGACGGCGGCACCCTGCACTCGATCGAGCGCCGCGACGAGTTCGCCGCCGTCGCCAAGGGCAACGTCGAGACGTTCTTCGGTGGCGAGCACCCCGCCTGGCACCTGCACTCGGGCGACTTCGCCGACGTCGTCGTCCAGGTGGCCGCCCCCGGCACGGTGGACCGCGTCGTGCTGGACATGCTCGCGCCGTGGGAGAACCTCGACGCGACCGCCACCGTGCTGTCCCCGGGCGGCGTGTTCCTCGCCTACGTGGCCACCGCTACGCAGCTCTCGCGCCTCGCCGAGGACCTGCGCGCCGACGGCCGGTTCGCGGAGCCCGTCGCCTGGGAGTCCATGGTGCGCGGCTGGCACCTCGAGGGTCTGGCGGTGCGCCCGCAGCACCGCATGATCGGGCACACCGGGTTTCTGCTCACCTCGCGCCGTCTGGCCGACGGCGTCGTGCCGCCCGAGCGCAAGCGCCGCCCGGCGAAGGGCTCGTACCCGGCCGACGCCGCGGAGCAGGAGTGGAGCGAGGAGGACCTCGGCGAACGCCCCGTCTCGGACAAGAAGCTCCGCAAGGTCGTGCGGGGGTTCACGCCGCAGACCGGGGCGCCCGACGCCGGCTGA
- a CDS encoding PAC2 family protein codes for MTSPTGRHTARNTVLIAAFEGWNDAGSAATGALEHLGEVWGAQQVGELDPEEYHDFQVNRPIVGLGPDGKRQITWPATTVWVAQLPHRKVVLVHGIEPSMRWRRYCTELLDLAEEHGVRTVVTLGALLADVPHTRPIPLTATSDSDGLRAVLPDVEPNTYEGPTGIVGVLQHAASERGLQSVSLWAAVPHYVANPPSPKATLAILARIEELLGEPVPLGELPDDATAWQHGVDELAGEDAEIAEYVKQLEEAKDTADLPEASGDAIAREFERWLKRRDSGKEG; via the coding sequence ATGACCTCCCCGACCGGGCGGCACACCGCCCGCAACACGGTGCTGATCGCCGCCTTCGAGGGCTGGAACGACGCGGGAAGCGCGGCGACGGGTGCGTTGGAGCACCTCGGCGAGGTCTGGGGTGCGCAGCAGGTCGGCGAGCTCGACCCGGAGGAGTACCACGACTTCCAGGTGAACCGCCCGATCGTGGGTCTGGGGCCAGACGGGAAGCGCCAGATCACCTGGCCGGCGACGACGGTGTGGGTCGCCCAGCTCCCGCACCGCAAGGTGGTGCTCGTGCACGGCATCGAGCCGTCGATGCGGTGGCGGCGGTACTGCACCGAGCTGCTCGACCTGGCCGAGGAGCACGGGGTCCGCACCGTCGTGACCCTGGGCGCGCTGCTCGCGGACGTGCCGCACACGCGGCCGATCCCGCTGACCGCGACGAGCGACTCCGACGGGCTGCGCGCGGTGCTGCCCGACGTCGAGCCGAACACGTACGAGGGCCCGACCGGGATCGTGGGCGTGCTGCAGCACGCGGCGTCCGAGCGTGGGCTGCAGTCGGTGTCGCTGTGGGCGGCGGTGCCGCACTACGTGGCGAACCCGCCGTCGCCCAAGGCGACGCTCGCGATCCTGGCGCGGATCGAGGAGCTGCTGGGCGAGCCGGTGCCGTTGGGTGAGCTGCCCGACGACGCCACGGCGTGGCAGCACGGCGTCGACGAGCTGGCCGGCGAGGACGCCGAGATCGCGGAGTACGTCAAGCAGCTCGAGGAGGCCAAGGACACGGCGGACCTGCCGGAGGCCTCGGGCGACGCGATCGCGCGCGAGTTCGAGCGGTGGCTCAAGCGCCGCGACAGCGGCAAGGAGGGCTGA
- a CDS encoding undecaprenyl-diphosphate phosphatase, with the protein MNAWEAIVLGLVQGLTEFLPISSSAHLRIVGSLIGSGDPGAAFTAITQIGTETAVVLYYRRTIRAIIVDWWKALRGADGTDRAARFGKHRENARMAWYIVLGSIPIVFFGLLLQDWIETSFRNLWLTATMLAVFALLLGWADKIGERRRTLHELTGKRAIAFGLAQSLALVPGVSRSGGTITAGLLMGFTRKAAADYAFLLAIPAVMGSGFFQLFRSLGDNPPPNAPGGIETLIATIIAFAVGYVVIIGFLKLISTHSYRGFVIYRLILAVVVAVLLIVGVLTPLSGYYV; encoded by the coding sequence GTGAATGCGTGGGAAGCGATCGTCCTTGGCCTGGTGCAGGGCCTCACCGAGTTCCTCCCGATCTCGTCAAGCGCCCACCTGCGCATCGTCGGCAGCCTGATCGGCTCGGGCGACCCAGGAGCGGCGTTCACGGCGATCACCCAGATCGGCACCGAGACCGCCGTCGTCCTGTACTACCGGCGCACCATCCGCGCCATCATCGTCGACTGGTGGAAGGCGCTGCGTGGCGCCGACGGGACCGACCGGGCCGCGCGCTTCGGCAAGCACCGCGAGAACGCGCGCATGGCCTGGTACATCGTGCTGGGCTCCATCCCCATCGTCTTCTTCGGCCTGCTGCTCCAGGACTGGATCGAGACCTCGTTCCGCAACCTGTGGCTGACCGCCACCATGCTCGCCGTGTTCGCCCTGCTCCTCGGCTGGGCCGACAAGATCGGCGAACGGCGCCGGACCCTGCACGAGCTCACCGGGAAGCGGGCGATCGCGTTCGGCCTCGCCCAGTCGCTGGCGCTCGTGCCGGGCGTGTCCCGCTCGGGCGGCACCATCACCGCGGGCCTGCTCATGGGCTTCACCCGCAAGGCCGCCGCCGACTACGCGTTCCTGCTGGCCATCCCGGCCGTCATGGGCTCCGGGTTCTTCCAGCTGTTCCGCTCGCTCGGGGACAACCCGCCGCCCAACGCGCCCGGCGGGATCGAGACGCTCATCGCCACGATCATCGCGTTCGCCGTCGGCTACGTCGTCATCATCGGCTTCCTCAAGCTCATCTCCACGCACTCCTACCGCGGGTTCGTGATCTACCGCCTCATCCTCGCCGTCGTCGTCGCGGTCCTGCTCATCGTCGGCGTGCTCACGCCGCTGTCCGGGTACTACGTCTGA
- a CDS encoding HAD family hydrolase: protein MTTAPATTAASTGTLPAAVLWDMDGTLVDTEPYWIAAEHELVDAHGGTWSHEQALQLVGNSLPASARILQAAGVRLGEAEIVEFLLDRVVASVRTHVPWRPGARELLRTVADAGVPCALVTMSYRRFAAEVVAQTDGALRVVVTGDDVAHGKPHPEAYLTAAERLGVPIDECVAIEDSPTGIASALASGARTLGVEAVVPVPPQPGLSRARSLEQVSLRTLAQLHAGHVIDLT, encoded by the coding sequence GTGACCACCGCGCCCGCGACCACCGCCGCGTCGACGGGCACGCTGCCCGCCGCCGTGCTCTGGGACATGGACGGCACCCTCGTCGACACCGAGCCGTACTGGATCGCCGCCGAGCACGAGCTCGTCGACGCCCACGGCGGCACCTGGTCCCACGAGCAGGCGCTCCAGCTCGTCGGCAACTCGCTCCCCGCCTCCGCGCGCATCCTCCAGGCCGCCGGCGTGCGGCTGGGCGAGGCGGAGATCGTCGAGTTCCTGCTCGACCGCGTCGTCGCGTCGGTCCGCACCCACGTGCCGTGGCGGCCCGGTGCCCGCGAGCTGCTGCGAACGGTCGCGGACGCGGGCGTTCCCTGCGCGCTCGTCACGATGTCCTACCGGCGGTTCGCGGCCGAGGTCGTCGCGCAGACCGACGGCGCGTTGCGCGTCGTCGTCACCGGGGACGACGTCGCCCACGGCAAGCCCCACCCGGAGGCCTATCTGACTGCCGCCGAGCGGCTGGGCGTGCCCATCGACGAGTGCGTCGCCATCGAAGACTCGCCGACCGGCATCGCCTCGGCCCTCGCGTCGGGCGCGCGGACGCTCGGCGTCGAGGCGGTCGTGCCCGTGCCGCCGCAGCCCGGCCTCAGCCGCGCGAGGTCGCTCGAGCAGGTGTCGTTGCGAACGCTGGCCCAGCTCCACGCGGGCCACGTCATCGACCTCACCTGA
- a CDS encoding site-2 protease family protein, producing the protein MTSEQHRSRGWVIGRLAGAPVIVTPSWFVAAAVLTVVFAPTVRRFAPGLATGGVLVVAFAFVLLLFASVFCHEAAHAFVARSRGHRVTELAMTLWGGHTAYTGTQRRPLDGVLVAVVGPVTNLVLAGGFWLAFQATPTASVPALLLYAAFFSNVFVGVFNLLPGLPLDGGQILEAFVWKATGSRRRGTIAAGWIGRVVAVGVLAWALVLPVLRGSAPSVTTVIWSAVVGAFLWQGAGDAMTAARRREIVDALVVGPLAGRAVAVATGTSLADAARIVSGVPDASLVVVDTAGAPLGWVDPAAAATVPPAVAGTTPVDAAVVPFPPGSAVEASLAGSSLLEHLAATSAGARVVPVVEHGRVTGVLDVARVAAALRPS; encoded by the coding sequence GTGACCTCCGAACAGCACCGTTCCCGCGGCTGGGTGATCGGCCGCCTCGCCGGCGCGCCCGTGATCGTGACCCCCTCCTGGTTCGTCGCGGCGGCGGTGCTCACGGTCGTCTTCGCGCCGACGGTGCGCCGCTTCGCCCCCGGTCTCGCGACCGGCGGCGTCCTGGTGGTCGCGTTCGCGTTCGTGCTGCTGCTGTTCGCCAGCGTGTTCTGCCACGAGGCCGCGCACGCGTTCGTCGCCCGGTCGCGCGGGCACCGGGTCACCGAGCTCGCCATGACGCTGTGGGGCGGCCACACCGCCTATACGGGCACGCAGCGGCGTCCGCTCGACGGGGTGCTCGTCGCCGTCGTCGGGCCGGTCACCAACCTGGTGCTCGCGGGCGGCTTCTGGCTCGCCTTCCAGGCCACCCCCACCGCGTCCGTCCCGGCGCTGCTGCTGTACGCGGCGTTCTTCTCCAACGTGTTCGTGGGCGTGTTCAACCTGCTGCCGGGCCTGCCGCTCGACGGCGGGCAGATCCTCGAGGCGTTCGTGTGGAAGGCGACCGGCTCCCGCCGCCGCGGCACGATCGCCGCCGGGTGGATCGGCCGCGTCGTGGCCGTCGGCGTGCTCGCCTGGGCGCTGGTGCTGCCCGTGCTGCGCGGCAGCGCACCGTCCGTCACCACCGTCATCTGGTCGGCGGTCGTCGGGGCGTTCCTGTGGCAGGGCGCCGGCGACGCCATGACCGCCGCCCGGCGGCGCGAGATCGTGGACGCCCTGGTGGTGGGTCCGCTCGCGGGCCGCGCCGTCGCCGTCGCCACCGGCACCAGCCTCGCCGACGCCGCCCGCATCGTGTCGGGCGTCCCGGACGCCTCCCTCGTCGTCGTCGACACCGCCGGGGCTCCGCTCGGCTGGGTGGACCCGGCCGCTGCCGCCACGGTGCCGCCCGCCGTCGCGGGCACGACGCCGGTGGACGCCGCCGTCGTGCCCTTCCCGCCCGGGTCCGCCGTCGAGGCGAGCCTGGCCGGGTCGAGCCTGCTCGAGCACCTGGCGGCGACGTCCGCCGGGGCGCGTGTCGTGCCCGTCGTCGAGCACGGGCGCGTCACCGGGGTGCTCGACGTCGCCCGCGTGGCGGCCGCGTTGCGCCCTTCCTGA